The following nucleotide sequence is from Penicillium digitatum chromosome 5, complete sequence.
atatcaatcttcgtaaagaacttcatccctttcaggttattcagggtttccttggtcagcggcaacgggtaacggtccttaacagtgattgcgttcagtgcacggtaatccacgcagaagcggagacctccgccgggtttcttcacgaacagaacaggcgaggcagcgggcgaggagctgggccgaatgaaccctttcctcaggttatcttcgatccagtctttcaggacctcgagctcatttcgggacatgggatagaggggcccaaaaggtaagggtttgtcctcttgtaagaccatcttgtggtcgtatgatcggtggggtggcaagcgctcggcttccttgggtgagaacacttcggcgaagtctctaaactcttcaggcagtgcagacacggggtcaggttcagtgtcggtcttggggttcagtgcagtctcgatgtccgcggttgtaattgcgaacatgctgtatttctttcttgcatacgcagcacacgcagctagcgatacggctgcaatgtctcgtttctcgagaccagttggtcgtgcaggcaggttcctcggacgggactttacaggtagcaggcggttcttcagtggtagcaggcggttcttcagcggtagcaggcggttcttcagcggtagcaggcggttcttcagtggtagcaggcggttcttcagtggtagcaggcggttcttcagcggtagcaggcggttcttcggtggtagcggtctgctcaggaccgggtctaccagagttcagttcgggggctttcggggcggttcagacattttcagacagtcaactcctaggggtaggagctacgtagtgtcagggtgcgggctggcaggacggtatgataggagatgactggcagggacaggtcgtaacagatcagattctcattgacaggtacaggcacaggcaggggcaggctaatatacaagacgtagctcgaagagctacaacaggatctagaactgaagttcaagataaacaggtcggagatcacgtgccgtgatcttccttttactaagcattacggttcacaccgtgacaataCCCGGCCCATTCCCAGCTCGTTGgaacttgattttcctcaAAATGTTTTAACTGATTAGTACTCGACCATAAAGATACACATAGTCTTAGTACAGAATATATATCTCTATAGGTAATACCTCATAAGCGTAGAACATTCCAAACAAACTGATATGTACAGTCATAAAGGTTAGTTATAATGCTAATGTATCAAAGACATGTAGCTATTCACTAGAATTTCCAAATATTTCCCCTTCTTTGTTATGATGATCGAGCAGAATTCCATGTATAAACCAAAACATGGGTAAaaatgtcagggtgcgggctggcaggacggtacgataggagatgactggtaggaacaggtcataacagatcagattcccattgacaggtacaggcagggaCAGGCcattatacaagacgtagctcgaagagctacaacaggatctagaactgaagttcagataaacaattcggagatcacgtgccgtgatcttcctctaactaagcatcacggttcgcaccgtgacataaaAGACGGTCATTTATTTGGGTGATTCAGCCATTTTATGAACGCCAAGACCATGTTTTATGCAATTTCGAGCcccaggggggggggggggagccGGGGTCCGGGTCGAGCTTGAAAAGTTCGACCCCCAGCTCGTtgcgggtcgggtttcgagcccGGACCTtggtgttacggacctacccgtcaccaatcagtggtgacccaccgggtacacagatgggccaccgagagccaatcaagcaatcacgtgatcacaggaggagtatatccctgcacggggtaggatatactcagaggggtcgatctaccccggggtgtaggatataccccaggagcactggcgaccccaggaagcgaaggatatataaggacactctctcatgtacttagtttagttcttcgtcttcaatcatacattgttacttgtgtttaccttacgaccttgttgactcacttactatattatcacttgacaacacctacgagcagaccaatactgcggtatagatctactcggcgctctacctggcatcgttcctcgataccctcaaaaggacttaggctggaataagactgtgcgcagcaacagctcggttgagaggcagatcgttgacgttggaggatcagcacaggcaagtataatcagggaagcttctaacataactgtgaccagttaggcagtgcgtaacacaAGGAGCCCTCCGAGTCCTCTTAATTCCGCTATAAACTAGGTTTTAAAGGTATATAAAGGTATACTAGCTTAGTATACAATCCGCCGTATTT
It contains:
- a CDS encoding Allantoate permease is translated as MGRVLSRPGPEQTATTEEPPATAEEPPATTEEPPATTEEPPATAEEPPATAEEPPATTEEPPATCKVPSEEPACTTNWSRETRHCSRIASCVCCVCKKEIQHVRNYNRGHRDCTEPQDRH